The following coding sequences are from one Solea solea chromosome 4, fSolSol10.1, whole genome shotgun sequence window:
- the LOC131458129 gene encoding kinesin-like protein KIF23 produces the protein MTLRQCIDAIRRNQHTEVQKHVLFRESKLTHLLQFFFCGGGRVSMVVNINQSVTSFHSTQSVFRFCAQAANRARGCSRPSTGPAREGGGETRATPEKEAPEEVDG, from the exons ATGACGCTCAGGCAGTGTATTGATGCCATAAGACGCAACCAGCACACCGA GGTCCAGAAACATGTCCTGTTCAGAGAGTCTAAACTGACTCACCTCCTGcagttcttcttctgtggtggtGGACGCGTCTCAATGGTCGTCAACATCAACCAGAGCGTGACGTCTTTCCACAGCACGCAGAGCGTCTTCAGGTTCTGTGCTcag GCGGCTAATCGAGCTCGAGGCTGTAGTCGACCATCTACAGGCCCGGCTCGAGAGGGTGGAGGAGAGACAAG AGCCACCCCAGAGAAAGAAGCCCCAGAAGAAGTGGACGGCTGA